A window of Cryptomeria japonica chromosome 3, Sugi_1.0, whole genome shotgun sequence contains these coding sequences:
- the LOC131874097 gene encoding receptor protein-tyrosine kinase CEPR2-like, protein MAARKISHTHMKITRAIFVLCLFQSVANLCVAEDEIVIQALLESSKAMDTDQSVLTSWKEDTDPCEWTGITCKDGSHVTHIVLEGLQLNGTLDSKALCQVKTLRVLSLRDNGIRGVLSPDISNCMNIVRIYLRNNQLSGSIPNELSGMKRLQLLDLSNNYFTGRLPAFNCSNFILINVSGNFISGNLSAMQPCIIEHMISPPPS, encoded by the exons ATGGCAGCCAGGAAAATCTCACATACCCACATGAAAATAACAAGAGCAATATTTGTGCTCTGCCTGTTCCAATCAGTAGCAAATTTATGTGTTgcagaagatgagattgttattCAAGCTCTGTTGGAGTCTTCCAAAGCTATGGATACGGACCAATCAGTTCTGACCAGCTGGAAAGAAGACACAGACCCCTGTGAATGGACTGGAATAACCTGCAAAGATGGCAGCCATGTTACACATATTGTGTTAGAAGGCCTCCAGCTCAATGGGACCCTTGATTCAAAAGCCCTCTGTCAG GTAAAAACCCTGCGAGTCCTGAGCCTGCGGGACAATGGCATCCGAGGCGTACTTTCCCCAGATATATCAAACTGCATGAACATAGTGCGAATATATCTGAGAAACAATCAACTATCAGGGTCCATACCGAATGAGCTAAGCGGCATGAAGCGTTTACAACTCCTGGACCTCTCCAACAACTACTTTACAGGCCGATTACCGGCCTTCAACTGTTCCAACTTCATTTTAATCAACGTCTCCGGCAACTTCATTTCAGGAAACCTCTCTGCCATGCAACCATGCATCATTGAACACATGATCAGTCCACCACCTAGCTAA